A genome region from Panicum virgatum strain AP13 chromosome 4K, P.virgatum_v5, whole genome shotgun sequence includes the following:
- the LOC120704310 gene encoding tyrosine-sulfated glycopeptide receptor 1-like, with amino-acid sequence MAVGQRPMQLNRQVIVSGVVLLLISLLFLCDRAGACTAEEREALLSFLTDLSPRPSDGIAASWRGSPDCCAWEGVSCGGDGAVTRVWLPRRGLGGTISPALANLTALTHLNLSGNGLDGAFPPALLSLPSAAVVDVSYNRLSGSLPDLPPPDGAGGGRALPLQVLDVSSNFLAGQFPSVIWEHTPSLVSLNASNNSLEGVIPSLCVSCPALAVLDLSVNEFGGGIPPGFGNCSQLRVLNVGRNNLTGELPGDIFDVKPLQRLLFPSNRIQGTLDPERIAKLSNLVALDLGYNAFTGELPESISQLPKLEELGLANNNLTGTLPPALSNWTGLRRLDLRSNSFVGDLDAVDLSGLGNLTVFDVAANYFTGTMPPSIYSCASLKALRVANNQMGGQVAPEIGDLHQLRFLSLTINSFTNISGMFWNLRRCRNLTALLVSYNFYGEALPDASWVGDHVRNVRLLVMKNCELTGQIPSWLSKLQDLSILNLAENRLTGPIPSWIGSLKKLYYVDLSGNQLSGEIPPSLTELPLLTSEQAMADFRPGHMPLTFSLTPDNGAASRQGRGYYQMSGVAATLNFSNNYLTGTIPREIGQLVTLQVLDVGSNNLSGGIPPELCNLARLQVLILRRNNLTGPIPPALNQLNFLAVFIVSFNDLEGTIPTGGQFDAFPPWSFRDNPKLCGPAIAVPCAVVPLAAGESSSSKLVGRRVLVAIVLGVCFGVVSLVVLLGCVVIAVRRFRSKGSVSDGGKFADASMFDSSTAELNGDELKDTILFMSEAGGDAAKSRLTFLDILKATNNFSPARIIGSGGFGLVYLAELEDGTRLAVKKLNGDLCLVEREFRAEVEALSSAAARHRHLVPLQGFCIRGGLRLLLYPYMANGSLHDWLHDRPGGADALRWRDRLRIARGASRGVLHIHDHCTPRIVHRDIKSSNILLDASGEALVADFGLARLILPDRTHVTTELVGTPGYIPPEYGQAWAATRRGDVYSFGVVLLELLTGRRPVEVLPSQRRSWELVGWVTRMRAMGRHAEVLDHRLRGGGGDEAQMLYVLDLACLCVDAAPFSRPAIQDVVSWLENVDTIGGESSEDVKKISAGQS; translated from the coding sequence ATGGCGGTTGGGCAGCGGCCGATGCAACTGAATCGCCAGGTCATCGTCTCGGGGGTGGTACTACTGCTAATCTCGTTGCTGTTTCTCTGCGACCGCGCCGGCGCGTGCAcggcggaggagagggaggcccTGCTGTCCTTCCTCACCGATctctcgccgcggcccagcGACGGCATCGCCGCCTCGTGGCGAGGGTCGCCAGACTGCTGCGCCTGGGAAGGCGTGAgctgcggcggcgatggcgcggTCACGCGCGTGTGGCTGCCGCGCCGCGGGCTCGGCGGGACGATCTCGCCGGCGCTCGCCAACCTCACCGCGCTCACGCACCTCAACCTCTCCGGCAACGGCCTCGACGGCGCGTTCCCGCCGGCCCTGCTATCGctgcccagcgccgccgtcgtcgacgtCAGCTACAACCGCCTCTCCGGCTCGCTGCCGGACTTGCCGCCGCCCgatggcgcgggcggcggccgtgcgCTCCCGCTGCAGGTGCTCGACGTGTCGAGCAACTTCTTGGCGGGGCAGTTCCCGTCCGTGATCTGGGAGCACACGCCGAGCCTCGTCTCGCTCAACGCCAGCAACAACAGCCTGGAAGGTGTGATCCCATCCTTGTGCGTGAGCTGCCCGGCGCTCGCCGTCCTTGACCTCTCCGTgaacgagttcggcggcggCATCCCTCCGGGGTTCGGCAACTGCTCGCAGCTGCGCGTCCTCAACGTCGGCCGCAACAACCTCACCGGCGAACTCCCCGGCGACATCTTCGACGTGAAGCCGCTGCAGCGGCTGCTGTTTCCGTCGAACAGGATCCAAGGGACGCTCGATCCCGAGCGCATTGCCAAGCTGAGCAACCTCGTCGCCCTCGATCTCGGCTACAATGCGTTCACCGGAGAGTTGCCGGAGTCCATCAGCCAGCTGCCGAagctggaggagctcgggctCGCGAACAACAACCTGACCGGGACGCTCCCACCGGCGCTCAGCAACTGGACCGGCCTCCGGCGCCTCGACCTCCGGTCGAACAGCTTTGTCGGGGACCTCGACGCCGTCGACCTCTCCGGCCTCGGCAACCTCACCGTCTTCGACGTGGCCGCCAACTACTTCACCGGCACCATGCCGCCGAGCATCTACTCCTGCGCGTCGTTGAAGGCGCTCCGCGTGGCGAACAACCAGATGGGAGGGCAGGTGGCGCCGGAGATCGGCGACCTGCACCAGCTCCGGTTCCTGTCGCTGACAATAAACTCGTTCACCAACATCAGCGGCATGTTCTGGAACCTCCGGAGATGCCGGAACCTCACCGCGCTGCTCGTGTCGTACAACTTCTACGGCGAGGCCCTGCCGGACGCCAGCTGGGTCGGCGACCATGTCAGGAATGTCCGGCTGCTGGTGATGAAGAACTGCGAGCTGACGGGGCAGATACCGTCGTGGCTGTCGAAGCTGCAGGACCTAAGCATCTTGAATCTCGCCGAGAACCGCCTCACCGGCCCGATCCCGAGCTGGATTGGCAGCTTGAAGAAGCTCTACTACGTGGACCTGTCCGGCAACCAGCTGTCCGGCGAGATCCCGCCGTCGCTGACGGAGCTGCCGCTGCTGACGTCGGAGCAGGCCATGGCGGATTTCAGACCAGGCCACATGCCACTCACGTTCTCCCTGACGCCGGACAacggcgcggcgagcaggcAGGGCCGCGGGTACTACCAGATGTCCGGCGTCGCCGCGACGCTCAACTTCAGCAACAACTACCTCACCGGCACGATCCCGCGCGAGATCGGGCAGCTGGTGACGCTGCAGGTGCTCGATGTCGGCAGCAACAACCTCTCCGGCGGAatcccgccggagctctgcAACCTCGCCAGGCTGCAGGTTCTGATCCTTCGCCGGAACAATCTGACGGGGCCTATCCCGCCGGCGCTCAACCAGCTCAATTTCTTGGCCGTATTCATCGTCTCGTTCAACGACCTCGAGGGGACGATCCCGACGGGCGGGCAGTTCGACGCGTTCCCGCCGTGGAGCTTCAGGGACAACCCCAAGCTCTGCGGCCCGGCGATCGCCGTCCCATGCGCCGTAGTACCCCTTGCCGCCGGCGAGTCTTCTTCATCCAAGCTTGTCGGCAGAAGGGTTCTCGTGGCCATCGTTCTTGGAGTCTGCTTCGGGGTGGTGTCGCTCGTCGTCTTGCTCGGATGCGTTGTGATCGCCGTCAGGAGGTTCAGGTCGAAGGGATCGGTCAGCGACGGCGGGAAGTTCGCGGACGCGTCGATGTTCGACTCCTCCACGGCGGAGCTCAACGGCGACGAGTTGAAGGATACGATCCTGTTCAtgtcggaggccggcggcgacgcggcgaaGAGCCGCCTCACGTTCCTGGACATCCTCAAGGCGACCAACAACTTCAGCCCGGCGCGCATCATCGGGTCCGGCGGCTTCGGGCTCGTCTACCTCGCCGAGCTGGAGGACGGCACGCGGCTCGCCGTGAAGAAGCTCAACGGCGACCTGTGCCTTGTGGAGCGCGAGTTCCGtgcggaggtggaggcgctgtcctcggcggcggcgcggcaccggCACCTGGTCCCGCTCCAGGGCTTCTGCATCCGCGGCGGGCTGCGCCTGCTGCTGTACCCGTACATGGCCAACGGCAGCCTCCACGACTGGCTCCACGACCggcccggcggcgccgacgcgcTGCGGTGGCGCGACCGGCTCCGGATCGCGCGCGGCGCCAGCCGCGGCGTGCTCCACATCCACGACCACTGCACGCCGCGGATCGTGCACCGGGACATCAAGTCCAGCAACATCCTGCTCGACGCCTCCGGCGAGGCCCTCGTCGCGGACTTCGGGCTGGCCAGGCTCATCCTCCCCGACCGCACCCACGTCACGACGGAGCTGGTGGGCACGCCGGGGTACATCCCGCCGGAGTACGGGCAGGCgtgggcggcgacgcggcgcggggacgtgtacagcttcggcGTCGTGCTGCTGGAGCTGCTCACGGGGAGGCGCCCCGTGGAGGTGCTGCCGTCTCAGCGGCGGAGCTGGGAGCTGGTCGGGTGGGTGACGCGGATGCGGGCGATGGGGAGGCACGCCGAGGTGCTGGACCACCGgctcaggggcggcggcggcgacgaggcgcaGATGCTCTACGTGCTCGACCTCGCCTGCCTGTGCGTCGACGCCGCGCCGTTCAGCCGGCCGGCGATCCAGGACGTGGTCAGCTGGCTCGAGAACGTGGACACCATCGGCGGCGAGTCATCCGAAGATGTAAAAAAGATCTCTGCTGGCCAGAGCTAG
- the LOC120704311 gene encoding receptor-like protein 2, whose translation MLFCSLAFVLLLSFVSLSTSCTEQERSSLIDFRDGLSPEGNGGLNVSWINSTDCCQWEGIFCSTGGVVTDVLLDSEGLKGSIPPSLSNLTGLLRLNLSRNSLEGSLPAELLFSNSILVLDVSFNYLSGPLQERRQSSNSGLPLQVLNISSNFFKGQFPSTTLEVMKNLVALNASNNSFTGSMPSSVCNYAPSIAMLDLSLNEFSGTISPEFASCSMLKVLKAGHNNLTGLLPHELFNATSLEQLSFPNNDLRGILDASNLVRLNNLIILDLGSNGLSGNIPDSMGQLSRLEELHLDNNLMSGELPSALGNCTGLRYITIRNNSFMGDLSRVNFSRLDLRTADFSMNYFTGTVPESIYACSNLIALRLSFNKFHGQFSPSIANLRFLSFLSIANKSFTNITDALHKLKSCSNLTSLLIGTNFNGETIPKDEAIDGFGNLQVLTIDSCPLVGKIPLWISNLTKLEM comes from the coding sequence ATGCTTTTTTGTAGTCTGGCGTTTGTCCTCCTGCTCTCCTTTGTCTCTCTATCCACCTCCTGCACGGAGCAAGAAAGGAGCTCCCTCATCGACTTCCGAGATGGGCTCTCGCCGGAGGGCAATGGCGGCCTCAACGTGTCATGGATCAACAGCACAGACTGCTGCCAATGGGAAGGAATCTTTTGCAGCACTGGTGGTGTGGTCACGGATGTCTTGCTTGATTCTGAAGGCCTCAAAGGCAGCATCCCACCATCCCTCAGCAATCTCACCGGGCTGCTGCGCCTCAATTTGTCCCGCAATTCACTCGAAGGAAGTCTACCAGCAGAATTGCTGTTCTCCAACAGTATCCTTGTCTTGGATGTCAGCTTCAACTACCTATCTGGTCCTCTGCAAGAGCGGCGGCAATCCTCAAATTCTGGTCTTCCTCTCCAGGTATTGAATATCTCAAGCAACTTCTTTAAAGGGCAGTTCCCATCCACAACACTGGAAGTGATGAAAAATCTGGTTGCTCTTAATGCAAGCAACAACAGTTTTACTGGATCGATGCCATCTTCAGTTTGCAACTACGCCCCATCAATTGCCATGCTTGACCTTTCTTTAAATGAATTCAGTGGCACTATTTCCCCAGAGTTTGCCAGTTGCTCCATGTTAAAAGTACTCAAGGCTGGCCACAACAACCTTACAGGGCTTTTACCTCATGAACTTTTCAATGCAACCTCATTGGAGCAGCTCTCTTTTCCAAACAATGACTTACGAGGGATTCTTGATGCTTCCAACCTAGTCAGGCTCAACAATCTGATCATCCTTGATCTTGGATCAAATGGGCTCAGTGGTAATATACCAGATTCTATGGGGCAGCTGAGTAGATTGGAAGAGCTCCACTTAGACAACAACCTGATGTCTGGAGAGCTACCATCGGCACTAGGTAACTGCACAGGTCTCAGATACATCACCATCAGAAATAACAGTTTTATGGGAGATCTTAGCAGAGTTAACTTTTCCCGGTTGGATCTGAGAACTGCAGATTTTTCAATGAACTACTTCACTGGTACAGTTCCTGAAAGCATCTATGCATGTAGCAATCTAATTGCATTACGGCTGTCTTTCAACAAATTTCACGGACAGTTCTCACCAAGCATTGCCAATCTCAGGTTCCTCTCCTTCCTTTCAATTGCCAATAAATCATTTACAAATATCACAGATGCACTTCACAAGCTCAAAAGCTGCAGCAACCTCACCTCCCTGCTTATTGGAACCAACTTCAACGGTGAAACCATACCGAAAGATGAAGCAATTGATGGTTTTGGGAATCTTCAGGTCCTGACTATAGATTCTTGCCCATTGGTTGGGAAAATCCCTCTTTGGATATCAAATCTCACAAAGCTGGAGATGTAA